TGCCGCTGGCTACTCCACCTACACTGCTCCTAGATTCTCCACTTACGCTGCTGCCCCTCCTGCCTACACCGCCTACAGTGCTCCAGCTTATACCGCTCCGGTGGCCACTTATGCCGCTGGTCCCGCCTTCGCCACCCCCATCACCACCTACTCCGCCCCAGCCGTCGTCAGCTCCATCCTGAAGAAGAAGTAAGAAGGACTCGATCTATCCTAAATgcacttaaataaaaaatgaaatcaaagaACTCAAAGTAAATACACAGGTGTATCATTTTTGATCCCCTAATAGGAAGTATGTCTCCCTATCTATGGGGTTTCCCATTAATTAAAAGTCGGTCAGATGATGCTGTTCGCTGATAAGGATTTGGCATTTTCCAGATGACAGATGATCAACGTTGGGCAAAGTCATCGATTGCGGGGCCTCTAACTCTGCCCCTGTGTTTgttgtcaaatattttgatcgcCGGGCGTTCGAGCACCGTCAGCTGCTTATCGGCTAATTTGTTTTTGGTGCTCAGCGATAAGCTGCGGGGGAGATGGGCGAGATAGGGGATATTCACTGTAGCAACAGGCTAAAGCCAAACGGAGGCTAAATCGCATTCAAGCGGACAGATTACACCAGATGGACATGGAATCGGAGGTGGAGGTGCCAATTGTTGTAAACAAGTCGTTGGCGAATCAATTTGCTCGCCCTGTTGATGTGCAAACGAGATTTGATGACccagggaaaaactttaaatttctgACTGCATCTGAACTCAACAGCAACTGacattaaaaaatcgttttatttattgctgAAAGGTCTAATATAGATTTTAATTtgcagtaatattaataattattaaaataaaaattaattggttAAAGGCTTATTTTCAACTAAAAGCTGAGAAAGCGAAAAGTTAAGAAACACATAGGCTATTACTAAAAATCGAATTGTCACTGTCAACAcaataaagttaaaaattggTGTATTAAAACGTTATAGCTAATTTATAATGtacatataactaattttggctccttaaaataaaaaagctttaaGCAAACTCAATATAATAAGTTTTCAAGTAATTATTGGtaccataaaataaataaaaatcaattcaaaacccagaacttaaaaaaacaaatatcaaatcatttttatctttcttaggaaattatttaaactaaaagtggtaggTTTTTTGGTAACTGGAAATTCTTAGATGTGCCCTTATAGTTTCTTGGGTAAGAGATAgccaatataaataaaattaaaatgcatgaGCAGCTCAAAGGGAATCTGTAAAGCCTTCGCTTGGGGACTTGGTCAATTGGATTTAGGCGTAATTAAGTTCTGAGTTCGGATTTTGGGCAGACCTCTAAGCTGAGGCTAAATGGGTGTTACGGGGGGTTGGGGAGGGTTAGGAGTGCACTGGGTCCAAATGGCGATTTTGGCAACTACGTCAGCAGCCACTCGTGACTGCCAATGATGGGAATTCATTCATATCCGCTGGCTTCGGCGATGTCGAGCAAATAAATCTGAGCGCGCTGCTAATTTGACGTCCCCCGAAGCGACCTTACTTCGCCCCCTTTCACCCCCTTTTTTACTCGACTTTTTGCACCCACGCATAAAGTGAATTTTCGAGCGACCAAAAATATCGCTGCATACTTCTAGGCAAATGTGCTTCGTGTGTCGCTCGGCTTTTTGCTCGCTTCTGATTGGCCGTTTAAGCATTTGGCCCACGCACACAGTGGCACACTCACCCACACACCCATACACGTACACGGCTAGGAGTCAATGTTGCAGCTATAAAGCTGGACGCTTTTCCTTTCGCAGCACCAAAAGAACTCCGGCTTGCAatcgaacagcagcagcagcggcagcccAGCGAATCCATCTGGCAAGGACGAGGACGTCGACGACCGGGACGAAAGACAAGGACATTTCCTTTGGACAGTAGCCAACCAGTTAAGTGCAAGTAAGTGCCGCCCGAGTTGACCAAAAAGTGCTAGAAGTTTGTGTGaaagtaaagaaaaattaaaacaaaaaaattaaaattaaaaataaaaagctgtATTTTTACTGGATTTAATATTCGAAAAAATcatgaaattttttgtccaaAAATATGGTTAAAATAATTACTTCAGGCTCCaaaaaggaatacaaaaattcaaatctttgcaaaagaaaatatagtttaaaaaatcgaatatTAAGAACTAAAAGATTATAAGAAgactataaatattaaaacgttttaataaaattaagtctTCCTAAATCAGTTAATCATTCTAATTAATCCCAAGATACCCGCCCATTCTCGTTTACATTTGTTTACTTTAATTGTTGGCCTCTTGACTTGGTCAATTAATTTGCCAATGCCCTACGGTACGCTTTCAATGTTGcccgtttttgtttatttgtcttATCTAATTGAATCAAATTAGATTTTGGAGCCATAATTATGGCGAAGGGGGCCTTGCTACTTCCTTATCcgctttgatttatttttaataactccCACTTAAACGCTGCTGGCTAGATTTCCTCGCTCAAAGAGGAAACTTCAAATCGCTGTAGAATCACCAATTTGCCTTAGACAAAGTTAAAGATATTAAAATTCAGGAGATTCCTGCAAGCAGCTGTATAAATCATGATTTATCCTAAGCGGAGGATAACAGACAGATGAGCATTTTCTAACAACTTGTTGCTGTTGGAAAAGAGAACTTCGCAACGACTTTAACTTTAGGGGTTTCCCTTTTCATGGATTACACTTACAgggttaaacattttaaatgtaattaaaaaaaaaataataataaagattttaactcaacatttttgaGAAATATGAAGAATGTCcaatggaaaaatataaaatattataattttgaaaataaaccctacaaaatattttttggcagataaaaatagaaagcttttttaactttaaatagaCAAAGTTGCaatcaacaaaatggaaacaaacattttttaaataaaattatttatatcgcATTTAATACACACAAGGATACAATTTTGAAGTAGCCTATCCACCAGTTAACCTGCTCTTAACTTAACTTTCCACAAGACTACTGTTTTCAACTTTCAACTTGGCTGCAGACTTTGCTAAGCCGCGGAAAACCGCTCAAACTCTTGACCCGACTTCTGGCcgcttttaatttgattttcctGGTGTCTCCTTCCACTTGACTGAGTGTACTTAATCTATTGCCCATTGTTCTGTATCTCCTTATCGCGGCGAGAACAATCTGATCTGATCCGATTTGAAATGATTTGTGCCAAAGGCACGCTTCCATTGGATGACCTGGTTCGcagctgtttgtttttgtctttGCGTGAGTTATCAGCCTGTGATTAGAGAATTTCACACGGAAACCGATCGGCAGCTCTTGAACTTTGCTTTCGGTGgtgtacttaaaaaatattctaattttaaacaaaatacttatacattcgaaaaaagtcataaaatttaagaaagaTTTAAAGTAACTAAAAGTAAACGAAACATCAAAGCATAAAAAACTTGTAATCAgattaaagtaaaatttggtaaattaatatttgaaaatgtaaattgtaaatgtatttaattagtaGCCTAGTTTTTTTGTAGTGCTCATCAGAATATTAAAGGGAACACCAGCACCTGTGGAAAGTTTTTGAAACCAGCGATTTACGACTTTTTGAACGGGTATTA
This portion of the Drosophila takahashii strain IR98-3 E-12201 chromosome 3R, DtakHiC1v2, whole genome shotgun sequence genome encodes:
- the LOC108054334 gene encoding vitelline membrane protein Vm26Ab-like; this translates as MKFLIVLALCIAAAQAGLIASPVATYAAAPAYAATYSAAAPLAYSAPVATYAAGYSTYTAPRFSTYAAAPPAYTAYSAPAYTAPVATYAAGPAFATPITTYSAPAVVSSILKKK